One Mycolicibacterium sp. ND9-15 genomic window, ATCTATTCGTTCAACGGGAGCACGCTCGTCGGTAACGCCAAGATCATCCACGGTGAGGTGTGCGGCGAGCAGCCCGGCATGGTCAACCTTCCGCTGACGCTGACGTTCAAGGAGCCGCTGTCGATCCCCGTCACGCCGTACCCGCTGATCTGCGAGCCCGGCGGTCTGCGGCGCTGCTTCTGAGTGACTGACGGTCCCTTGAGCGGCCGGGTCCGCTTGCCGCTGCGGGGCGGCAAGGCCGCCGACCTGACCGGTCCCGGCCGAACCGACCGTTGGGGCGTCACCTGCACCGATCTCGGCGCCTCGGTGATCGCGCCGAACGGCAAGCTGGTGTCGGTGTTCGGCGACACCTTCTCGGGCCGCAAGGTGGGCGAGGGCGATTGGCGCTCACCTGTCTTGCTGATCGGTACCGGTGACGCCGACCACGAGATCGTCTACGAACGCGCCGGCGGTGACGACCCCGACTACGCGCGTCAGCTGTGGCCCTACGAGCATGACGACGTGGGCACCGGGTGGCGCCGCGGCGGCATCAGCACCGTGATCCCGTCGGACCTGCTGACCGTCGGCGATTCGATGTACCTGCACGCCATCGTCAACCGGGGCTTCGGCACCGTCGTCTGGACCGAGATCTGGCGCTCGCGTGACAGTGGTGTCAGTTGGACGCACCTGGGCAGGAGGGCGAAGTTCGCCGCCCACCTGCACAGGGGTCACGCGCAGTGCTGGGCGTGGGATTACAGTCCCGAGGAC contains:
- a CDS encoding DUF4185 domain-containing protein: MTDGPLSGRVRLPLRGGKAADLTGPGRTDRWGVTCTDLGASVIAPNGKLVSVFGDTFSGRKVGEGDWRSPVLLIGTGDADHEIVYERAGGDDPDYARQLWPYEHDDVGTGWRRGGISTVIPSDLLTVGDSMYLHAIVNRGFGTVVWTEIWRSRDSGVSWTHLGRRAKFAAHLHRGHAQCWAWDYSPEDDWVYVAATGFQRDKGIILMRVRPEHIGNRTRYLSWGFKSGRWSWGTSATPITPAGERWGELAFRRIGPGKWVLGGFLASRYALGYRVVASPVANMHTTPIQTPIVGSAWNAEDHGDSRVAQLYGGYLLPGSRFDIAGGVGLVVSQWNTATGWPYRAMQFKSALKDSTKTVPPPDPVNL